In Subdoligranulum variabile, the genomic stretch CTGGATGTGGTGCTGGGACGGGGTGTTTCCATCGGCCATGCCGCCGTGGTGCATGGCTGCATGATCGGCGACGGCTGCATGATCGGCATGAACGCCACCGTGCTCAACGGGGCCGTCGTCGGGCCGGGCTGCCTGATCGCCGCCGGGGCACTGATCCCCGAGCGGATGCAGGTGCCCGCCGGCAGCCTGGTCATGGGAGTGCCGGGTCGGGTGGTGCGCCCGGTCAGTTCCCAACAGGCAGCTTTCATCGCCGCCAACGAGGAGGAATACCGGCAGCTGGCCCGGCTCCACGCCGAAGGGCAATAAAGAAGCGGTCCCGCTGACAGCGGGACCGCTTCTGGTTTACAGGACTTTGGAGAGGAACGCCTTGAGACGCTCGTTCTCCGGATTATCGAAGAATTCCTTGGGCGGTTTGTCCACCTTGACCACACCCTCATCAATGAAGATGATGCGGTTGGCCACTTCCCGGGCAAAGCCCATCTCGTGGGTGACGCAGACCATCGTCATGCCGCCCCGGGCCAGCTCCTTCATCAGTTCCAGCACCTCGCCCACCATCTCGGGGTCCAGGGCGGAGGTAGGCTCGTCGAAGAGCAGCACATCGGGGTTCATGGCCAGCGCCCGCACAATGGCAATGCGCTGTTTCTGACCGCCGGACAGCATGTTCGGGTAGGCGTTGGCTTTCTCGGCCAGGCCGATGCGCTGCAGCAGCTCCATCGCCTTGGCGTCGGCTTCCTCCTGCTTCATCAGGCCCAGGCGCACCGGTGCCAGCGTGATGTTCCTTTTCACCGTCAGGTGCGGGAAGAGGTTGAAATGCTGGAACACCATGCCCATCTTCTGGCGCACGCGGTCGATGTCCTTGTCGGTTACTTCCTCGCCGTTGAAGATGATCTGGCCGCCGTCAGGTTCCTCCAACCGGTTGAGGCAGCGCAGGAAGGTGGACTTGCCGCAGCCCGAAGGGCCGACCAGCACGACGCAGTCGCCCTTGTTGATGGTCAGGTTCACGCCGCGCAGCACCTGCAGGCCGCCGAAATGCTTTTGCAGATTTTTAACGTCGATCACTTTGCGCCAGTCTCCTTTCCAGTTTTCCCAGCAGGGCGCTGAAGAGCAGCACCAGCACCAGGTAGATGGCCGCCACGCCCAGCAGCGGGAACATGGCCTCGTAGGTACGGTTCATGACACCCTGGGCCGCATAGAGCAGCTCCTTGCCGCCGATAACCGTGATGAGGGAGGTATCCTTGAGCAGGATGATGAACTCATTGCCCAGGGACGGCAGGATGGAACGGATGGCCTGGGGAATGATGATCAGCACCATCGTCGTGATGTAGTTCAGGCCCAGACTGCGGCCCGCCTCCATCTGGCCGGGATCCACCGCCATCAGACCGCCGCGGATGATCTCCGACACGTAGGCCCCCGAGTTGATGCCCAGCGCCAGCGCACCAACCATGGTAAAGTTGCGGCTGCTGGCAAAGATGACCATGCTCATGATGAGCAGCTGTACCATCATAGGGGTGCCGCGGATGACCGTGGCATACACCTGGCAGATCACGTTGACGAAGCCCAGCACCGGGTTGCGGTGATGGGGGCGCTGCTGATCATGGGCCACACGGACCAGGGCCACCACGGACCCCAGCACCACGCCCAGCACCAGCGCGATGGCGGTGACCAGCAGGGTGGTGCCCACGCCTTCGATGTACTGCAGCCAGCGGTCATTGTACAAAAACGCCTGATAGAATTTGACGAAGAATTCCTGGCCGAAGGTCAGGCTTCCGCCGCTTTTTGCCAGTTCCGAAAGCGCCTCAAACTGTGCTTCCATCCGTTCCACAACCTTTCCTGTAGGACAAAGAGAAGGCGCGCCGGGTTCCCGGCGTGCCTTCTCCTTTCGGGAGAACCGCTTATTCGGCGGTGATGTACTTGTCGATGATGCTCTGCACCGTGCCGTCGGCCTTCAGCTCAGCCAGGGCACCGTTGATGGCATCCAGCAGCTGGGTGTTGCCCTTGGCAACGCCGATGGCGTACTCCTCATTGGCGTACTCGGTGTCCAGAATTTTCAGACCGGGGTTGGCCTTGACGAACTCCTGGGCGGGGGCATTGTCGATGACGACGCAGTCCACCTGGCCGTTCATCAGAGCCTGCACAGCGGTCAGACCGTTGTCGTAGGGGGTGACGTTCTCTTCGCCGAAGCCGCCGTTCTCCACGGTGTCGGAGCAGTACAGGTCACCGGTGGTGCCGCGCTGCACACCGATCATCTTGCCGGTCATGTCGTCGATGGAGGTGATGTCGGAATCCTCGGGAACGATAACCACCTGGATGCCGTTGGCGTAGGTAT encodes the following:
- a CDS encoding amino acid ABC transporter ATP-binding protein, coding for MIDVKNLQKHFGGLQVLRGVNLTINKGDCVVLVGPSGCGKSTFLRCLNRLEEPDGGQIIFNGEEVTDKDIDRVRQKMGMVFQHFNLFPHLTVKRNITLAPVRLGLMKQEEADAKAMELLQRIGLAEKANAYPNMLSGGQKQRIAIVRALAMNPDVLLFDEPTSALDPEMVGEVLELMKELARGGMTMVCVTHEMGFAREVANRIIFIDEGVVKVDKPPKEFFDNPENERLKAFLSKVL
- a CDS encoding transporter substrate-binding domain-containing protein produces the protein MKKLTALLLGTAMVLSLAACGGSASPSESAASSSEAASSEAASTEEATSEAAAAEVTTVTPGKLTMSTNAAFPPYEMTADDGSFEGIDVEIAQAIADKLDLELQIDDMDFDAALLAAQNGKSDMVMAGVTVTDERQTVMDFSDTYANGIQVVIVPEDSDITSIDDMTGKMIGVQRGTTGDLYCSDTVENGGFGEENVTPYDNGLTAVQALMNGQVDCVVIDNAPAQEFVKANPGLKILDTEYANEEYAIGVAKGNTQLLDAINGALAELKADGTVQSIIDKYITAE
- a CDS encoding gamma carbonic anhydrase family protein gives rise to the protein MAFHTVKGKAPVDGGAVFVAENATLAGDVRLEEGSSVWYGAVLRADTGRIVVGAGSNVQDNAVLHTGPGLDVVLGRGVSIGHAAVVHGCMIGDGCMIGMNATVLNGAVVGPGCLIAAGALIPERMQVPAGSLVMGVPGRVVRPVSSQQAAFIAANEEEYRQLARLHAEGQ
- a CDS encoding amino acid ABC transporter permease, encoding MEAQFEALSELAKSGGSLTFGQEFFVKFYQAFLYNDRWLQYIEGVGTTLLVTAIALVLGVVLGSVVALVRVAHDQQRPHHRNPVLGFVNVICQVYATVIRGTPMMVQLLIMSMVIFASSRNFTMVGALALGINSGAYVSEIIRGGLMAVDPGQMEAGRSLGLNYITTMVLIIIPQAIRSILPSLGNEFIILLKDTSLITVIGGKELLYAAQGVMNRTYEAMFPLLGVAAIYLVLVLLFSALLGKLERRLAQSDRR